The DNA segment GAAAAGGCACATGGGGCAAAATCCAGAGAAAACCAGGCACAAGCTTCTGTCTGTCTTCTCCCAGTAGATTTGCATAGAATGTGCTTAATTCCTCCAGTAACAAATTGTGACAACATGTGTAACATGTCTACCAAGGAAGCTCATTAAAGACTCAACACCTTGGAGCTTTGTCAAGTAAGCACTTTCTACATAGCACTTATCAAGATTCCAGACTTAGAGAAGGAAAACAGGTTGTCAGCACAAACAAATTGTTTGCTTAGGCCAGCTTTGCAGGCAGACAGGCCTGCTATGTTAGTGTTAACTTATTCCCAAATCTTCAAAGTGCTCTTGGTTGACACTTCAATATGAAGATTTCTGAGTAAACTCAGTAAAGAAAAAGGTATAGGTACGTGAGATAGAACGTGGACATTACGTTTAAAACCAAGACCAGATACTGGTTTCTATTCAAACTTAAATATCCTCATACTATGGAGTTGCAacattaaatagttttatttaaaattaaacatattatcTATATAATGCAAATAGGTGGATTATAATTACAGAAATGAACATGTGTTGGTAACTTTCCACCACCTTCCTAAAGTATTTGCTTGGAGAAGCAAGGCAAAATAGCGTATTAGTTAATTAAGAACATGAGTTCCGAAACTGGACTGTGGAATCCTGGCTGCCCACCTtttgtctcaattttctcatatgtccaatgggaataataatagcacctaccttaTAGAGTTGTTGGtggaataagtgaaataataagtGGGAAATATTTGCCAGGCATTCGCTCCTATGTGATTCCATGGATACAGTGATTATATTTAGTGAAACAAAAATCAGACCATCTATTTAGAAAAGTGTAATTCTGGGCCCACAGCCAGATATAGGAAATTGTGTTTGTCCCAAGTTTTTAAGGGTATATGATTGTCATCTCTTTAAATTGCAGTGAGAGTTTAAGGGTTGTGGGTAGTTATCATAACATACTATAAAATTAAACCCAGAAATATTCAGGGTCTTCCATCCTAAATTAGTGTATCTGCTTTTAATAGTTGGTACCAATATGAGTACACAGTTCCATAAGTTATTTCTATAATGAACTTAATTAAATACctgtagagaaaaaataattgttgGTGGTGTTTGTTTTATAGCCAGTGATAGAATTGTTTGGTTAGCAGTGTACAAATAGAATTACAATTTTAGTAGAAGCCAAGAGATAGTCTAACGTTGTTACTTACCTATAGTAAAATAAGCTTTCTTAATAGGGAAGAAAGTACAGAAGGAGTTacttaaaagaatgaagttaatatttttaacatttctcctTAAGGACCAGTGTAATGCGGAGAAGCACGCAGATGGAATTATAGTAAGTTTAATCtaatctttttgtttccctttactTCTGCAGAGCATTATAACCAGTCATGTCAGGAGAAGCCTGAACTTCTACTCATTTTTCAACACAAATTCCTCTTTTACCTACTCActgctttttgttgttgactCTTGCAATTTTCTTTAAGCTTCTAAAGTTGGCCATCTTTCAGCAATCATTTGGAGgggaaatgttaaaatttttctaagtattGATTCAGATCAAATCACTTTGCATGTGTTAACATGAAGGGTTAATCATGGTGTGAAAATGCAGCTTTTATGACTAAGGCATAACTCACAATGCTACTATCAAACTTTTTTCTCAAATGAAAGCAGAAGGGGAAGGATACAATATTGAAACGTATCTTAATCTATTTCAATATGATTattggtttccattttatttttagattttgctATTGCAGTATATATTGCATCTTTATTAGAACAAATTGCACCATGAATTCTTTCACTTGTAgccattttcttattctttcctccCCCTTGGCTTTTTACTCTTCGCTTAGATTCAACTTctactttaagaagaaaagaaaattttattgttGGTATTTCCCATCTGGAAATAAAAGTTCGAGTTTGAAGATTTATAGTTGGAGCCACCCTATTTTTATGATAAATGAGTGACTTCTGTTTAGACTGTGCTTCTAAAGCAGGAGgcagcctctttttttttgttttgagacttTACAAATGCCAGCTTGTCTGAGATCTGGAAACTCTTCAAAATCTTCAAAACCATCTCATGATTATACTTGAAAGGATAAGCGTGTtaactttatatttgttttaaaatgaaaaaagttaaaaaatgtgtgttgtttgCATGTTTCTTAAGGCAGAGATAAgcgaagcatttttaaaatatgaattaaaggcattggaatttttatctctcttcacAGTGTGAGTTCAGAGTTCGAGGCATGGTGATTTAATACGAATATGTCATATAAATACAATGTAATGTAGTATCTCTTCCTGAGATATCACTTAAGATTGTAAGCCTCATAGAAAATGACTATTTATGTTgttattattagttatttttttattatgttaaaaaaagttgGCTGAGTTTTATAAAGCATACCCAAAATGTTTGGtcatttacaattaaaaacatctagaaaatttatacttaaagaaaatctaaacctGTAGAAAACAAACATATCTGAATCATTTGATCAAGGACTATAACATTTTTCcctaagagtttttatttttaaaagataaaggaaatgttCATGGTTTAGATCTTGGACCCATACAGCTAGAACCTGGCCTTCCTACTCACTAACTGTGACCTTAGTAGGCATGTTACTCAACCTTtgaaccttagttttctcatgtataaaGAAAAGTGGCTAGATCTACCTCAAAACATTGTTGTAAGGTACTGAATGAGCACAGAATCAATAAATGttcactatacatatatatacatttatatataatttataacattGCATAAATTCTATAAATGTTATAACAGATTAGAGCTGAGGATTATTGTTTGTTTGCACTTCTAAAGCTCTGCTTTAGAATTTCTATAATTTCTATAGAATTAGAGTTTCTATAATTTTCTGTAACAACAAGCAACAAAAGATATGTGGTACCTTTAATATCCATGCAAAAAAAGTCTAAAAGTATCTTCTTTGGTTGACTAGCCTAATCTTTAGAACATTTCACCTGGAAAACAGATTACATTCAAAAGATAGAATTCTGCTGGTCCTTTTTCCCAAAGTTATTTCTTAGTTGCTTCagtaatttttcttatataaaagatGAGGATAATAAGGAGGTGACATATTCTCCTTCCCATGGATCACAGTATTAATGGCAAGATTTTGACTTTAAACCACTTGGAGTTCTTTGGAGAAAACCACTGggtaaaaatggaatttattctaATTACAGCTCCAGGACTTGGTGAGACACTTGTTATTATGTCCTGGTCCAGTATCTGAAAATAGAATCACAAAGTAATAAGCAGAAAGCCCCTATAGAACGTATAATCcagccatttcttcattttacagactgGGAAGGTGTGGACCACAGCAGATAAGAGACTTGCCAAATTCTTGGTAGAGGAAAGATTCTAAGGAATTAAAATTGTTAGtctgtttctctgcttttcccaGTGCTTCAAAACCTTCTGTACTTCATTTTAGTGGGGTTTTATTATTAATGACTGTTTTCAGGGTCTCTTCTCTAAGTGTCCTTTATTTTTCCGTTAGAATATTTATGTTAGGTAAGCTATTGTAGTGACAAGCTTCAGAATTCTTATGTTCAAATCAGTTGATTTAAGAGATCTGacttaatgcttttaaaatttatgcagAGAggtagtttaagaaaaaaattttttgaacttaGACATTAAATGAGAATGCAATAAAAACTGTCCCATTATCTCAGTTATTGCTAGGGGCTTCTAAATTTTTATGAGTACTATTGGAGCTCATTCATCAGTAAAGTATTTCTCTTCTGAttctattttgatattttctgttaTAAGCcctaatatacatttaaaatttagttttctgGATCAAGGAAAGCTAAagaactgaaaattttatttcttgggtTTTATCTGATGTGGTATTCTAAATGAGAGATCAAATTTAACTCTGACAAAGACCTTATTTTAATACCACCCATCTCCTCCAAATAAAAAAGCATCAGTAAACTATGGagtctggtttttaaaataccatcCTGCTGGCAGAATAATTTCTTGGCTTGAAATTAGAAACacctagacttttttttccctctaaaattaTAActacgtttattttttttcttctaatcttcAAAAAGGAAGGCTTTTTCCCTGCATCCCCCAATTAGAATATACATCTCTTTGCTTTTAATGACTGTAAAATTAGATGCTTCTACTGTGTGTACACAGTATTAGAAGGTGGCAATAGTATGAGATGGAAAGATAAAATCCTAGTGGTACAAATAAATTTGCAAGTcatagtttttatatatatatatatatatatatatatatatatatatatatgtgtgtgggtgtgtgtgtatataactatatatatagttatatatatatagttatatatatagttatgtatatagctatatatatagttatatagttacatagttatatatatttatatatataattatacatagttatagtttttatttatatagtgtTTATTAATATAGTTTAGTGTTTATTAATACCAAAGCAAGAGAGAGTTTCTCTATCTTTGATAGAGAAGCAGTATTTGTGGTGAactgagaattaagtgagaagCACTGAAATGAATTGAGAAGTTATTGCTGTAGCTTCCTGAAATTTTCCCACACCTTTTTACAACTCTATGCAAGTTTTTCCATTTTAGCTTTACCTATCTATGTGACAGAGACTGTCATTTTCCTTCCTtactacatttttgtttttttaggaaatTCTTCTGTATTGTAAAagtgtttcatttcttccttgcaTTTTGATCAGCGTATCTATATAGCTACCCTCAGGACTTTGCTGTCAGAAATGTGGGCATTTCATACATTTGGGAGGGTCAGCACTGGGaaagcatttaattaaaaataactgtactGTGTTTCTTTATCTCAGAGTACTATTAATCCTGTGGATGCAATATATCAACCTAGTCCCTTGGAACCTGTGATCAACACAATGCCTACTCAGACTGTCTTACCTCCAGGTATGATATTTGGAAAGACATTTCACAGATTCATTGATTAGAAAAAACTTAATTTGTACTACTGTCATGGTAATCTTGAAGGgctcatttttggttttttgataagtaaaaggaatcaaagaaatggtataacagaaaatgaaatgaaaaaagatatattttggtattgggctttttttttttttttttttttgcttttcaaggaACATTTAATAACAAGGTAGGTAACATACTTGTCTAACATGGTACCTTTAGATCATGGAAGCTAAAGCAAAACATCCTGTTCATTGGGTGAAAACAGCCTGCTTAATGGTGTACACTgcagtgaaatttaaataaatactgtaataataatttcagaacTTCAAAATTTGAGTGTCAGTGTTCTCTTTTTCGTATGGGAAaggaaaatgcttttgaaaatcatttgaagCTTGGACGAAAATTCCATAGCTACATTCTTAGGATCACTCTGTAGTCTTCATGATACAAATGACACAAGGGAAGCTTCAATTCAACCTTTTAGAGAAGACATTCCAGCTCGCATGATCTCATCAACCAGGAGAATGTTGGTGGCAATCACAGTGCAGGAGTGAAGAAGCTGTTTCTTTACACAATAGTTATCCCATATGCCTACTTCAGCAGCTACCACTGGCTCACCTGTGTTCAAGTCCACACCTACAAGTTGACCTGATTCTGAATGTTCTGCTTGAACTTTAGTGTTTCTTGAAGGTCAAAACCAGAATTCTGAGCAAGAACCTTGGGAATAATGAGCAATACATCAGCAAATGCTTGCACTCCAAGCTGGGCCCTGCCCTTTACACTGGGCTTATATTTAATCAAGGCTTCTGCCATTGCCACTTCCACTGCACCAGCACCTGGAACTACACAGCCATCATCAATAGCATTTTTAACAGCCCTCAAGCCATCTCTTATTGCATGTTTGATTTGAGTGAGTGTGTGCTTATTTGGTCCTTTGACCAATAATGTGACAGAGCGAGGGTTGTTAACATTTCTCAATAAAGGTGAATTTCTCTTCTCCCAATGTATATTCATAGACAAGTCCTGCATGTCCCAAACAATCAGGATTTAGGTCATCAAAAGAATTTAGAGCTACTCCACCACAAGCAAGAGTCAGCCTTTCCATATTTCTCCTTTTAGCCCTCCGCAGAGCTACTATGCCTTCTTTTGCAAGAGCATCTAAGGAAAAGGGGTCAATTCCCTTTTGATTAATAACCACGAATCCTTTATCTGAATCACCACAgactttctttttcagttctattatttttgtaactCTATCTTCAATgaattttctttcagcttttacaagcttctctctctcttctgcactcttgtaaaaaaaaaaaaagcctgaattcACTTCTGTTTTTTCATATTCTGATGACGCATTGCACGTGAGGATGTATGAatcttctactctttttttttctttttccatatcaGGATGCCGCACCCCATGGTCTAAAACAAGACCTCTGATTAAGCTTCTGTCAGTTTCAGATTTATGTTTTATCTCCATAATCTGAACCATGAAGAGGTCAATAGGttcatcttgttttttaatggccAAAATGGAATCCACCACAGCCTCTGTTAAGACATCAGCAAGTTCATCATGCACTTTAGTACGTAGAGATGTTCTGGCCACATCTATAAGTGTTTCTCCGtccatttctttgcttattttgacTTGTTCCAAAAACTGAAGTGCCTTTTCCTTTGCAGCTTCAAATCCTTCTGTTATTATTCTGGGATGAAGACCTTCAGAAATGTAGAGATCCGCCTGTTTCAGTAGTTCTCCAATGATTAGGACATTGGAAGTGGTACCATCACCAGTTATGTCATCCTGGGCTGTTGCTACTTTGGCTATTAAGGAGGCTGTTGGATGTTGAATTTGCATTTCATGAAGCAGCACATTGCCATCTTTAGTAAGCTTGATGTCTTCAGCACCAGAAACAAGCATCTTCATGGTGCCTTTAGGCCCCAAGTTGGTCCTCAGCACATCCTGCAGTCCCCGGGCCGCGCTGATGTTGACCACCAGCGCCACCTGGGCTCTGGCTACTTCGGCCTTGGGGTTCAGGGTCTTAACGGCCGCCATAGCTAACCAccacaggaagaggaggagacccAGCATGCGGAGTGCCTAAAGCGGGCTCAGTGTGGCCTGGAGGCGCTACCCGGGTCTTCTCAGtattgggcttttaaaaatgtttcttttattttatttttgagagagagggagggcacaggcaggggaggggcagagagagagaaggagatgcagaatctgaaacaggcttcaggctgtgaactgtcagcccagaactcgacacagggctcaaacccacaaactgagatcatgactgacccagagttggacacttaactgactgagccacccaggcaccccaatattgggcttttttaatacagtgaaagggctttcaaagaaagaagaaaaacatgattaCTAAGACTTGGGTTAGCTGGTGGGACAGAATCCTATGACTCAGGATTCATGCTACCAAAGAAAGCTTACTATACCTTGATATATACTTGAAGGTAATCCAGGAACTTTCTATTTGGGGGTATTCTTTATAGCTATGAAGAA comes from the Acinonyx jubatus isolate Ajub_Pintada_27869175 chromosome C1, VMU_Ajub_asm_v1.0, whole genome shotgun sequence genome and includes:
- the LOC106973823 gene encoding LOW QUALITY PROTEIN: T-complex protein 1 subunit zeta-like (The sequence of the model RefSeq protein was modified relative to this genomic sequence to represent the inferred CDS: inserted 1 base in 1 codon; deleted 1 base in 1 codon); the encoded protein is MLGLLLFLWWLAMAAVKTLNPKAEVARAQVALVVNISAARGLQDVLRTNLGPKGTMKMLVSGAEDIKLTKDGNVLLHEMQIQHPTASLIAKVATAQDDITGDGTTSNVLIIGELLKQADLYISEGLHPRIITEGFEAAKEKALQFLEQVKISKEMDGETLIDVARTSLRTKVHDELADVLTEAVVDSILAIKKQDEPIDLFMVQIMEIKHKSETDRSLIRGLVLDHGVRHPDMEKEKKRVEDSYILTCNASSEYEKTEVNSGFFFFYKSAEEREKLVKAERKFIEDRVTKIIELKKKVCGDSDKGFVVINQKGIDPFSLDALAKEGIVALRRAKRRNMERLTLACGGVALNSFDDLNPDCLGHAGLVYEYTLGEEKFTFIEKCNNPRSVTLLVKGPNKHTLTQIKHAIRDGLRAVKNAIDDGCVVPGAGAVEVAMAEALIKYKPSVKGRAQLGVQAFADVLLIIPKVLAQNSGFDLQETXKVQAEHSESGQLVGVDLNTGEPVVAAEVGIWDNYCVKKQLLHSCTVIATNILLVDEIMRAGMSSLKG